From the Rhodopirellula islandica genome, one window contains:
- the fliD gene encoding flagellar filament capping protein FliD — protein MARLQSSIGLVTGTDIVGTVDQLMAISGQPRDRLLAKTEELLGQQQQIASLTASVIGVQLSGDALGSSALFSSKNATSSNDDALSVSTRDEVTNGNHLIRTLRTAATHSVASAQSFSSFDEGLSLSGSLTIKPSGFVDTKVSLSQLNNGLGVEGGSIRLTDRSGTSAEVDLSQARTVDDVLQAINDADVDIQATTSGGKIQLIDQTGQTLSNLKVEQLGTAETAADLGLHGIDVAASTVDGHDIPMPDGVESLNGASLSQLGGGNGLGTLTTLDIQTGDGSTASVDLSGATSLNEVIDAINGSGLDVIARINDAGNGLRLRDVSGGAGTFEISAADDTATNLGIAASTTDDIVVGEDLNFQSVTVDTKLSELNAGAGVGSGSFTIRDSNGSTGGINLAVDEIETIGDLIDRINSLEIGVEAAINESGDGVVITDTAGGASTLKIEDTGTGTVAAGLGLAGTAAPGESIAGSESISIEITEDDTLESIVEKINLSDRYADASIVSNSDGSYGLQIRSKQGGDAGRISVNLEGIDLNLRTASKGQDALLSISTDGGTERFLTSTDGVFEDEISGLNLTVKELSDDPISVNVDDDHDTIVSAITRFADQYNKLIDNIEEVTFFDAEANEVGLLFGSSETLRIQNGYSRLLTGTLPSSSGDSIRSFSQIGVRIDENGQLQVDETKLKAALETDTDAVEEFFNKTNDEDENIGMVGQLKNLADTYAGVDNGMLIRKTQTLSDHIERNDDRVDSMNTLLDAQRERLLSQYYAMEEAIAKIQANTSSISSIEYIGPVGSE, from the coding sequence ATGGCTCGCTTGCAATCATCGATCGGATTGGTCACCGGAACCGACATCGTCGGGACGGTCGATCAATTGATGGCCATCAGTGGACAACCTCGCGACCGCCTGCTCGCGAAAACAGAAGAGCTGCTTGGTCAACAACAACAAATCGCCTCGCTGACAGCGTCTGTGATTGGTGTCCAACTGTCTGGCGATGCGCTCGGCTCGTCGGCGTTGTTCAGCAGCAAGAACGCGACTTCGTCCAATGACGATGCGTTGTCCGTGTCGACTCGCGACGAAGTCACCAACGGCAACCACCTGATTCGCACGCTCCGGACGGCCGCCACCCACAGTGTCGCTTCCGCGCAGAGTTTCAGCTCGTTCGATGAGGGGTTGAGCCTGTCGGGTTCGCTCACGATCAAACCTAGCGGGTTTGTTGACACCAAGGTCAGCCTGTCCCAGCTCAACAATGGCTTGGGCGTCGAGGGCGGTTCAATCCGCCTGACCGACCGCAGTGGAACGTCCGCGGAGGTCGACCTTTCCCAAGCTCGCACCGTCGACGATGTGCTGCAAGCGATCAACGACGCTGACGTTGATATCCAAGCCACGACATCTGGCGGAAAGATTCAACTGATCGATCAGACGGGCCAAACGCTCAGCAATCTGAAAGTCGAACAACTCGGAACCGCGGAAACCGCCGCTGACCTCGGCCTGCACGGAATTGATGTGGCCGCCAGCACCGTCGACGGCCACGACATTCCGATGCCCGACGGGGTGGAATCACTCAACGGAGCCAGCCTGTCGCAATTGGGCGGTGGCAACGGGCTGGGCACCCTGACGACTCTGGACATTCAAACCGGCGACGGCAGCACGGCCAGCGTCGATCTGTCCGGGGCAACCTCGCTCAACGAAGTCATTGATGCAATCAATGGCAGTGGACTGGACGTCATCGCTCGAATCAACGACGCCGGCAACGGACTCCGCCTGCGTGACGTCTCTGGCGGAGCCGGCACGTTCGAGATCAGTGCGGCGGATGATACCGCTACCAATCTCGGCATCGCCGCCTCAACCACCGATGACATCGTGGTTGGCGAAGACCTCAACTTTCAATCGGTGACGGTCGACACCAAACTGTCCGAATTGAACGCTGGGGCAGGCGTCGGCTCCGGCAGCTTCACCATCCGAGACAGCAACGGATCCACTGGCGGGATCAACTTGGCCGTTGACGAGATTGAAACGATCGGCGACCTGATCGATCGAATCAATTCCTTGGAGATTGGTGTCGAAGCCGCGATCAACGAAAGCGGTGACGGCGTCGTGATCACGGACACCGCTGGCGGTGCATCCACACTCAAGATTGAAGACACCGGCACCGGAACCGTCGCCGCCGGTTTGGGATTGGCGGGCACCGCTGCCCCGGGCGAAAGCATCGCCGGCAGCGAGTCCATTTCGATCGAGATCACCGAAGACGACACGCTCGAATCAATCGTTGAGAAGATCAATTTGTCGGATCGCTACGCGGACGCATCGATCGTGTCGAACTCCGACGGTTCGTACGGGTTGCAAATCCGAAGCAAGCAGGGCGGCGACGCAGGACGGATCTCCGTCAACCTGGAAGGGATCGACCTGAATCTACGGACCGCCTCGAAAGGCCAAGACGCTCTGCTGTCGATCTCGACCGACGGCGGAACCGAACGTTTCTTGACATCGACCGACGGTGTGTTTGAAGACGAAATCAGTGGGCTGAATCTGACCGTCAAGGAATTGTCAGACGATCCCATCAGCGTCAACGTGGACGACGATCACGACACAATCGTGTCCGCCATCACACGATTTGCAGATCAATACAACAAACTGATCGACAACATCGAAGAAGTGACGTTCTTCGATGCGGAAGCCAACGAAGTGGGACTGCTATTCGGATCCTCCGAAACCTTGCGGATCCAAAATGGGTATTCGCGATTGCTGACCGGAACGTTGCCGTCGAGCAGCGGCGACTCCATTCGCTCGTTCAGTCAAATCGGCGTGCGGATCGATGAGAACGGCCAACTGCAAGTCGACGAAACCAAATTGAAGGCCGCCTTGGAAACCGACACGGATGCCGTGGAAGAGTTCTTCAACAAAACCAACGACGAGGATGAGAACATCGGCATGGTGGGCCAGTTGAAGAACCTCGCCGACACCTACGCCGGCGTGGACAACGGCATGTTGATTCGCAAAACACAGACTTTGTCGGATCACATCGAACGCAACGATGACCGGGTGGATTCCATGAACACTCTGTTGGACGCTCAACGAGAACGATTGCTGAGCCAGTACTACGCGATGGAAGAAGCCATCGCCAAGATCCAGGCCAACACCTCTTCCATCAGCAGCATCGAGTACATCGGCCCGGTTGGCTCCGAGTGA
- the ispF gene encoding 2-C-methyl-D-erythritol 2,4-cyclodiphosphate synthase: protein MTSSPSLAFRIGLGYDSHRLGESGPLRVGGVEIPGDFHAIGHSDADVLLHAVTDALMGAIAGPDIGRLFPDDAEVNRDRDSRDFVVEALRRVQAAGYQINNLDAVILAQKPKMAPHIDSMRETLAEMLQTSVEQVGLKAKTGEGVDAVGRSEAIAARVVVMLHRR, encoded by the coding sequence ATGACCAGTTCTCCATCCCTCGCCTTTCGAATTGGACTGGGGTACGACTCACATCGGCTGGGGGAAAGCGGTCCACTGCGTGTCGGTGGTGTTGAAATTCCCGGGGATTTTCATGCCATCGGTCACAGCGACGCCGATGTCTTGCTGCACGCCGTCACCGATGCGTTGATGGGAGCCATCGCCGGACCTGATATCGGCCGGTTGTTCCCGGATGATGCCGAAGTCAACCGGGACCGAGACAGCCGCGACTTTGTCGTCGAAGCGCTCCGGCGAGTGCAGGCGGCGGGGTACCAAATCAACAACCTCGACGCGGTCATCCTAGCGCAGAAGCCCAAGATGGCACCGCACATTGACTCGATGCGGGAAACGCTAGCGGAGATGTTGCAAACCAGCGTCGAGCAGGTTGGTTTGAAGGCCAAGACCGGAGAAGGAGTCGACGCAGTCGGACGCAGCGAAGCGATTGCGGCAAGAGTCGTGGTGATGCTCCACCGCCGTTGA
- a CDS encoding peptidylprolyl isomerase: MFLTAGLGVPALTGWVDPATAQESGASSDEDAHDHSHDDAAQTQQGVDGGRVKDDPEMIAKTLAEMPDDVRKEAEEIYAKFRSTHHELLASMLELRKIHIRYNNDIDRSREASKAFRVQQHKTWDLMQEQMENSVKVFRLLPSPEAASYMVTMVQHHFDNDIYDLATFEAAARLIDIGQNYRYLFLTAARAGIANGNFETARKVYESLEQDELEQVDLANKHFLDALEKQYKEEQERMEKIDRDSLPQVRLTTTRGDVLIELYPEEAPSTVAHFMKLVEDGFYDGLDFTQVVANMLAMSGDPAGDGRGNSGQFLIDEHTNENSHHVLRGSVVMAKIPMGEGRFIENSASSQIAIFFLPVAVASSHQTVFGRVIEGMDRVSAMRRRDPSKSDEKKIQLPPDAIISAEVVRKGPDLPEPNYVDMQAELEKAEAAGLIKLKKPKE; encoded by the coding sequence ATGTTCTTGACGGCTGGACTGGGCGTTCCCGCTCTGACGGGCTGGGTTGATCCAGCCACGGCGCAGGAATCCGGAGCCAGCTCGGACGAGGATGCCCACGACCACTCTCACGACGACGCCGCCCAGACGCAGCAGGGCGTTGACGGTGGCCGAGTCAAAGACGATCCCGAGATGATCGCCAAGACCTTGGCGGAGATGCCCGACGATGTTCGCAAAGAGGCCGAGGAGATCTATGCGAAATTTCGTTCCACTCACCATGAGTTGCTGGCATCAATGCTGGAACTTCGCAAGATTCACATTCGATACAACAACGACATCGATCGCAGCCGGGAAGCCTCGAAAGCATTTCGGGTTCAGCAACACAAGACATGGGACCTGATGCAGGAGCAGATGGAAAACTCGGTCAAGGTTTTTCGATTGCTGCCCAGTCCTGAAGCGGCCAGCTACATGGTCACAATGGTCCAGCACCATTTCGACAACGACATCTACGATCTCGCCACCTTCGAAGCCGCGGCGAGATTGATTGATATCGGCCAGAACTATCGCTACTTGTTTCTGACCGCTGCGCGGGCGGGAATCGCCAACGGCAACTTCGAGACCGCTCGCAAGGTCTACGAATCACTTGAACAGGACGAACTGGAACAGGTTGACCTGGCCAACAAGCACTTCCTCGATGCATTGGAAAAGCAGTACAAAGAAGAACAAGAACGGATGGAGAAGATCGATCGGGATTCGCTTCCACAAGTTCGCCTGACCACCACTCGCGGTGATGTCCTGATCGAGCTGTATCCCGAAGAAGCTCCCTCGACGGTGGCCCACTTCATGAAGCTGGTGGAAGACGGGTTCTACGATGGCCTGGACTTCACCCAAGTCGTTGCCAACATGCTGGCGATGTCAGGTGACCCGGCCGGAGACGGACGCGGCAACAGCGGCCAATTCTTGATCGATGAGCACACCAACGAGAACTCGCATCATGTTCTCCGGGGTTCGGTGGTGATGGCCAAGATCCCCATGGGCGAAGGCCGCTTCATCGAAAACTCCGCCAGCTCACAAATCGCCATTTTCTTCTTGCCCGTCGCCGTGGCCTCCAGTCACCAGACCGTCTTCGGAAGGGTCATCGAAGGCATGGACCGCGTCAGCGCGATGCGCCGCCGCGATCCATCGAAGAGTGACGAGAAGAAAATCCAGTTGCCGCCCGATGCGATCATCTCTGCTGAAGTCGTTCGCAAGGGGCCAGATCTGCCTGAACCCAACTACGTCGATATGCAGGCAGAATTGGAAAAAGCGGAAGCAGCCGGCCTGATCAAACTGAAAAAGCCGAAGGAATAG
- a CDS encoding Gfo/Idh/MocA family protein, which yields MPSRSSVPPENESPNDPAGDPLSGSKRSAVLDQRANRRKFIQSGGIMLAGGSVLGTNLSVAQGAHVYGDDTLKIGLIGCGSRGTNAVIQALNTDGATRLVAMADAFENNLQSAYRAIKSKHGNSGPGGKRVDVDGARFVGLDGWKQVLQSDADIVFLTTPPGFRPLHFEKAIEAGKHVFMEKPVATDAPGVRRVLAANEVAKQKGLAVAVGLQRHHESRYRECVQRLQEGAIGDPIFARAYWNGAGSRLRPRPNNASELEYQLRQWQHFNWTGGDHIAEQHVHNLDVINWVLGQHPVSAQGQGGRDSRSDQTLGETFDHHMVEFTYAKDVRLLSQCRHVRGCWNTVSEHIHGTQGSCDISAAIIRDTSGKVVWQSAQKNSKDKGCQQAQDDLFAALRNGDIPNEGEYGATSTMTAIMGRMASYSGKIVRWNETLQSDQCLADVDALNSLQDIAPVQPLPDGNYAVAIPGQTKVL from the coding sequence ATGCCTTCACGCTCCTCCGTGCCGCCCGAAAACGAATCGCCGAACGATCCAGCTGGCGATCCGCTTTCCGGTTCCAAGCGATCGGCCGTGTTGGACCAACGCGCCAATCGTCGCAAATTCATCCAAAGCGGCGGCATCATGCTGGCCGGCGGCAGTGTGCTGGGGACCAACCTCAGCGTCGCTCAGGGGGCTCATGTCTACGGCGACGACACGCTGAAGATTGGCTTGATCGGCTGTGGCAGTCGCGGCACCAACGCGGTGATCCAAGCCCTGAACACCGACGGCGCAACCCGCTTGGTCGCCATGGCGGACGCGTTCGAGAACAATTTGCAATCTGCCTACCGTGCCATCAAGAGCAAACACGGCAACAGCGGCCCAGGCGGGAAACGAGTCGATGTGGACGGGGCTCGGTTTGTCGGCCTGGACGGCTGGAAACAGGTGCTCCAAAGCGATGCGGACATCGTCTTCCTCACCACGCCTCCCGGATTCCGACCGCTGCATTTCGAGAAGGCGATTGAAGCCGGCAAACATGTCTTCATGGAGAAACCGGTTGCGACCGACGCGCCGGGAGTCCGCCGTGTCCTGGCGGCCAACGAAGTCGCGAAGCAAAAGGGTTTGGCTGTTGCGGTTGGCTTGCAACGCCACCATGAATCACGCTACCGCGAATGTGTCCAACGACTTCAAGAAGGCGCGATCGGTGATCCAATCTTTGCCCGCGCCTACTGGAATGGTGCCGGGTCCAGGTTGCGCCCTCGTCCGAACAACGCTTCGGAACTGGAATATCAACTTCGCCAGTGGCAACACTTCAATTGGACTGGCGGCGACCACATCGCGGAACAACACGTTCACAACCTGGATGTGATCAATTGGGTGCTGGGGCAGCACCCAGTCTCCGCTCAAGGCCAAGGCGGCCGCGATTCACGATCCGATCAAACGCTGGGTGAAACATTTGATCATCACATGGTCGAGTTCACCTACGCGAAGGACGTGCGACTGCTCAGTCAATGCCGCCATGTTCGTGGATGTTGGAACACGGTCAGCGAACACATCCACGGCACGCAAGGATCCTGTGACATCAGCGCCGCGATCATTCGCGACACGAGCGGCAAAGTGGTCTGGCAGAGCGCCCAGAAAAACTCCAAGGACAAAGGCTGCCAGCAAGCCCAGGACGACCTCTTCGCCGCACTTCGAAATGGAGACATTCCCAACGAAGGTGAGTACGGGGCGACCAGCACCATGACCGCAATCATGGGTCGAATGGCCAGTTACTCAGGCAAAATCGTCCGTTGGAACGAGACCCTGCAAAGCGACCAATGCTTGGCCGATGTTGACGCGTTGAATTCCCTTCAGGACATCGCCCCGGTTCAGCCACTTCCCGACGGAAACTACGCTGTCGCGATTCCCGGGCAGACCAAAGTTCTCTAA
- a CDS encoding DUF1570 domain-containing protein produces the protein MLGGINGSVVFLCCSSPLNSIMSMTFTTIAKTLNVVPACARRRPASFGRTRSRRKRGVGLAAAILCTGLLHNEAGGEPVTPASPERSQHLVSSKTLAPSIRPGLVEFRIGNKWQSGLHLIESQDESLVIGRDGWLHTISRTEKSESMRSVTGKFLPTTSVELRNQLRAEFGREFEVIATQNFLVVQPRGRGSRWPKMFEQCHRSFVNYMERRGVKVREGRFPMVAVVLPDARAMYDEIARLGIDVSRVAGLYANKCNRVMTHDGGALSSIAATVRHEAAHQSAFNCGVHSRVNDTPSWVTEGIGQMFEPTAMSSGRSGTRLVERVNKDSVRQLRETIDMDDPAEVARWVDRMIRSDDLFRNPTTIHTAYALAWSMMFYLAERDTDAFADILNFTATRPPFETYRSGQRMIDFERVVGSDVRDFSNRLTRFVADLPAK, from the coding sequence GTGTTGGGGGGCATCAACGGTTCGGTTGTGTTCCTGTGTTGCTCCTCGCCGTTGAATTCCATCATGTCGATGACTTTCACCACCATCGCGAAAACATTGAACGTCGTGCCTGCTTGCGCGCGGCGTCGACCTGCGTCGTTTGGCAGGACTCGATCTCGACGGAAACGTGGTGTCGGGTTGGCCGCTGCCATCCTGTGCACTGGATTGTTGCACAACGAAGCCGGTGGTGAGCCAGTCACGCCCGCGTCTCCAGAACGCTCTCAGCACCTCGTGTCCTCGAAAACGCTGGCTCCCTCGATCCGACCGGGGTTGGTCGAGTTTCGAATTGGGAACAAGTGGCAAAGCGGTCTGCACTTGATTGAGTCGCAAGACGAATCGCTGGTCATTGGCAGAGACGGTTGGCTGCACACGATCAGTCGAACAGAAAAATCAGAGTCGATGCGTTCGGTGACGGGGAAGTTCCTGCCGACCACGTCGGTGGAACTTCGCAACCAATTGCGTGCTGAGTTCGGCAGGGAGTTTGAAGTGATTGCCACCCAAAACTTTTTGGTGGTCCAACCCAGAGGTCGCGGAAGTCGTTGGCCGAAGATGTTCGAGCAATGTCATCGTTCGTTTGTGAACTACATGGAACGACGCGGCGTGAAGGTTCGCGAAGGTCGTTTTCCGATGGTGGCAGTGGTTTTGCCCGATGCTCGCGCCATGTACGACGAGATCGCGAGATTGGGAATCGATGTCTCGCGTGTCGCGGGGCTGTACGCCAACAAGTGCAACCGTGTGATGACGCATGACGGTGGTGCATTGAGTTCCATCGCCGCAACCGTTCGCCATGAAGCGGCTCATCAATCAGCCTTCAATTGCGGTGTGCACAGCCGAGTCAACGACACCCCGAGTTGGGTGACGGAAGGCATCGGTCAAATGTTCGAACCGACCGCGATGAGTTCGGGACGAAGCGGGACCCGGTTGGTCGAGCGTGTGAACAAGGATTCTGTCCGGCAACTCCGTGAAACCATCGACATGGATGATCCCGCCGAAGTGGCGCGATGGGTGGACCGGATGATTCGCAGTGATGACCTGTTTCGCAATCCAACCACGATCCACACAGCCTACGCACTGGCTTGGTCGATGATGTTTTATCTGGCCGAACGCGACACCGATGCCTTCGCGGACATTCTGAACTTCACGGCCACACGGCCTCCGTTTGAAACCTATCGGTCCGGACAACGGATGATCGATTTTGAACGCGTGGTCGGCAGCGACGTGCGTGATTTCAGCAATCGATTGACCCGATTCGTCGCGGATTTGCCTGCGAAATGA